One genomic segment of Gossypium arboreum isolate Shixiya-1 chromosome 3, ASM2569848v2, whole genome shotgun sequence includes these proteins:
- the LOC108472816 gene encoding uncharacterized protein LOC108472816 gives MNYCNKTTHMNQRNMKISSSQQSSLLECCMCGDSGITRELFQCKICHFRSQHRYCSNRYPKAGVYEVCNWCLNQEEHSKEKSQNSLNSSASSKGKNEDDNNNKIKGDNHHGAGFKGNRRNTNSLKQQQLMKIPIKKPKLEEKMKRKRIIKNAYLEEKLRRTKLEEISKNGVITRHFFRNKVRRYKLLDEVSS, from the exons ATGAATTATTGTAATAAAACAACACATATGAATCAGAGAAACATGAAAATATCGTCGTCGCAGCAATCAAGCCTCCTCGAGTGTTGTATGTGTGGGGATTCTGGTATTACTCGAGAGCTTTTTCAATGCAAAATTTGTCATTTCAGATCTCAACACAG ATATTGCAGCAATCGGTATCCAAAAGCTGGGGTTTATGAAGTTTGTAATTGGTGTTTGAATCAAGAGGAGCATTCAAAGGAAAAGTCTCAGAATTCATTGAATTCTTCAGCTTCATCTAAAGGCAAAAAcgaagatgataataataacaagataaaGGGTGATAATCACCATGGAGCTGGCTTTAAAGGCAACCGAAGAAATACCAACAGTTTAAAGCAACAACAATTGATGAAAATTCCCATCAAGAAACCCAAGTTAGAAGAGAAAATGAAGCGAAAAAGGATCATAAAGAATGCTTATTTAGAAGAAAAGCTTAGAAGAACAAAGTTAGAAGAGATATCGAAGAATGGGGTCATTACAAGACATTTTTTCAGAAACAAGGTAAGAAGATATAAGCTTTTGGATGAGGTTTCAAGTTAA